The following coding sequences are from one Trichoplusia ni isolate ovarian cell line Hi5 chromosome 15, tn1, whole genome shotgun sequence window:
- the LOC113501002 gene encoding uncharacterized protein LOC113501002 — MPPKPKDAKKPSPPVNRPAISDSSLVYVPEDAVEGFEERIETGIDWTLLEAGARHHREIGKREDLPTVTFSKALETKINNSILYGFLDKHSGLTLEQNWEFLLPVTLWDNEKFATEEGKVCFHNANCVTDDLVKLIKRTVKAGNRKVLRHDFKMLHTLRVNDSQMTDLDEGLLGFKELISLNLCGNYLNTIDTSLIPPSLRSLELQANRIKQVEDFAEGLPADLVYLGLARNFFTSETILGLSRLPYKLTVLDLSDNDIYHLEPVLEAVSLLPYLTALSLAGNPCAYSSGYARTTLMKLVRLQWLDYREVLPTDRPMEPIDTHPDDLRSTYFNFVVYRVMAAPQPPKAEKGAATTFHVELEIPLLDVVRRRFLMFRRNESLIDMLPPPEDDEWGSAAGPPPPPPPVIDSKAVMGEESEVGSNIFDHMEYKNTREIHNFTTFESNRVQWSKLMNFQEPLVRIFCPDLSAVRDTFRSAITCRLIYSVTYAPTKPGRNDRKSSHVLRMPGEMRVVIATMKCSLKAVDWSQPYQHFHWDDSLGTENAIHWGEGDLSVLQYSQTPVKAPKGKTDGAEAGSRQTTPDNLTCHFGIGIETLKVA; from the exons ATGCCCCCCAAACCTAAGGATGCTAAGAAGCCCTCGCCACCTGTCAACCGGCCTGCTATAAGCGATTCAAGCCTGGTGTATGTTCCTGAAGATGCTGTAGAAG GCTTTGAAGAACGCATAGAAACAGGCATCGATTGGACATTATTAGAAGCTGGCGCTCGACATCACAGAGAAATCGGTAAAAGAGAGGATTTACCAACTGTCACCTTCTCAAAGGctctagaaacaaaaataaacaatagcatTCTCTACGGCTTTCTAGACAAACATTCAGGCTTGACCCTTGAACAGAACTGGGAATTTCTGCTACCAGTTACATTATGGGATAACGAGAAATTTGCTACCGAAGAGGGGAAAGTATGTTTCCACAATGCTAACTGTGTAACAGACGACTTGGTGAAATTAATCAAGAGGACTGTTAAAGCCGGCAATCGGAAGGTTCTAAGGCATGACTTTAAGATGTTGCATACACTAAGAGTTAATGATTCTCAG atGACAGATTTAGATGAAGGCCTTTTAGGTTTCAAAGAACTAATATCTCTGAATTTATGTGGGAATTACTTAAATACTATAGATACATCCTTAATTCCACCTTCTCTGCGTAGCCTTGAGCTTCAAGCGAATCGCATCAAACAGGTTGAAGACTTTGCTGAGGGCTTGCCCGCTGATCTAGTATACTTGGGTTTGGCAAGAAACTTTTTTACTtcag aaacTATTTTGGGGTTATCACGATTGCCTTACAAGTTGACGGTCTTAGATTTGTCAGACAACGACATCTATCATTTGGAACCAGTACTAGAAGCTGTTTCATTGCTACCGTATCTCACAGCTCTATCGCTAGCAGGGAACCCTTGCGCG TATTCTTCTGGATATGCTCGAACTACTTTAATGAAATTAGTTCGTTTACAATGGCTAGATTACCGAGAAGTTTTACCAACGGATAGACCCATGGAGCCTATTGATACGCATCCTGATGATTTGCGATccacatattttaatttcgtcgTATATCGAGTAATGGCAGCCCCTCAACCACCGAAAGCTGAAAAG GGAGCAGCTACAACATTCCATGTAGAATTGGAGATACCGCTGTTAGATGTGGTGAGGAGGAGGTTCCTGATGTTTAGGCGAAATGAATCTCTTATTGACATGCTGCCTCCACCAGAAGACGATGAGTGGGGATCTGCGGCAGGACCCcctccaccaccaccaccagTAATTGATAGCAAAGCGGTTATGG GCGAGGAGTCGGAAGTTGGATCAAATATTTTCGACCATatggaatataaaaatacccGCGAGATTCATAACTTCACGACGTTCGAAAGCAACCGCGTCCAATGGAGCAAGCTCATGAACTTCCAAGAACCACTTGTAAGGATCTTCTGTCCCGACCTGTCCGCCGTGAGGGACACCTTCCGGTCAGCCATCACTTGTAGACTGATTTATTCCGTT ACCTACGCACCAACGAAACCTGGTCGTAACGACAGGAAGAGCTCGCATGTCCTGAGGATGCCGGGGGAGATGCGAGTGGTGATTGCCACGATGAAGTGCTCCCTCAAGGCCGTGGACTGGAGCCAGCCCTACCAGCACTTCCACTGGGACGACTCACTCGGGACAGAAAACGCCATCCACTGGGGTGAAGGAGACCTTTCT GTCCTGCAATACAGTCAAACGCCTGTCAAAGCACCCAAAGGAAAAACAGACGGAGCTGAAGCTGGCTCCCGACAAACTACGCCTGACAACCTGACTTGCCATTTCGGCATCGGAAtagaaacattaaaagttgCTTAA